One genomic window of Candidatus Pseudobacter hemicellulosilyticus includes the following:
- a CDS encoding DUF4132 domain-containing protein, with amino-acid sequence MEQSPVKQYLENKIIPDFYKQLKARLARELDGGDGAGSLSPAAAELGLLLINERAGMQQLGTGNTDAPAYGADRFNRIRELLGEAEWNNPSNYALLPFIFGNEKAALIKYAWEQVPDQMYQVGYTRRSFRSPANKELYLPNQISFLISSIPQAYSRGWDAGYNVITKQYDLDLQEQIRYDFAMGDNNASLFRLWSAAIDLAYPGVYEQLEAIIFNKDEVGKVTRTIIKALLNSQKQEAWELVEKLLLAAQRQEGLRQTILEALDETSTGALKYMIKVIIDNDLARFSSVVRAVDVWAGMGWESERETTVRSFLEKAYKYLDNPALIPQAMTDSNNAEVYMALWAQGVFDVEETIPYLQQLMTTGNTEKRTLALIFAAQTAHYRIQLPFLVQGLADTEIPPLACAVNFIKQLLIHDHSSQYIKANYPDLFQQLHERYQQVTTKEKKFAGYVFAWLTIEFNRKDILWSMLQLVDNSQERLNTVTGYFEEMDAFLKRALTRIILSKHSDYRYRADKQADLPLTPFQRSYALLILKDRSEFDIACAALQPFPLTADEVRNFPDYFKRKAADFRSRLISLLLLQEDSILFPVVEQILLQGDIEQRLAGLDILVQLHKAGRFAEAITGWVAQFRERKTVSQKEAILLAQLSESNEATYSAENGYGLYDPSRLTPVVAPVIDPDSLYEQAFALQEYGFSQPLSHIREAFVDLEKLHHAHRDHEYQVTYWNNTTETVLLGNQFHRSDYTKEYSSDRERYEAYPFHALWEAWFIQWKLQPQDLCILFHASKLMYGHYPEAMSSQLPRIKDIMPAKSVNFNSPLFRIAETLQLIYPLAQSNEWHIGAATRLFASLDEKELKKDKDPNSYSVFQGWQQISSLHLFSGAINLLTLDTKQLQQCWLLYNWRQYSGLPQNARYHIPPLQLFCRAFEAGVIGKDELYRGLLHPEHIKLVSTLKKHKHEFDYMGTFPFLLEPFNQIRDRILDVELKRGDSPTPVTAMAAALKRIYGISRLGELLAGLGKTSLYKGYFYSWGEQDQLNKQSSFSHLLKNCYPLDTDNQQLFDQTMQAKEISGNRLIEAAMYAPQWQKFVSNYLGWKGLDNAIWWMHAHTKTDAYEEKTAEAESEIARYSTVDLKEFKDGAVDKDWFHRAYKEIGKDRWPIIYEAAKYISDGNGHRRARIYADALLGNLTLKEITEKVTDKRDQDHLRIYGLVPLGKAKAMKEVLERYEYIQQFKKGSSQFGAQKQASEARAIQMAMENLARNAGYPDPIRLTWAMETRQVQQILSKQTQVRYEDVLIGLVIDEEGQADVVAFKGDNPLKAIPAKFRKDKKVEELNGYKKTLREQYNRARRGLEEAMVRGDQFQPEEIKALFAHPVISRHLEKLVLIVDAAGKTGSHGFYRDGALFDGTQEFPLSSKDQLRIAHCIDLYKTGSWSVYQRYAFDHQLKQPFRQLFRELYLPTQDELSEKSVSRRYAGHQVQPRQTAALLKSRGWKADYETGLQKVFHKEGFVAKLYALADWLTPSEVENPTLETIAFHDLKTYKNVAFTDIDGRIFSEVMRDIDLVVSIAHAGAVDAEASHSSIEMRAVLLQETLRLFRISNVEIAGSHAKIRGKLGEYSVHLGSAVAHSMGAGYLSIIPVHAQQRGRLFLPFVDDDPKSAELMAKVLLLAKDDEIQDPTILQQLR; translated from the coding sequence ATGGAACAAAGTCCTGTCAAGCAGTACCTGGAAAACAAAATAATCCCTGATTTTTATAAACAGCTGAAGGCTCGCCTGGCCCGCGAACTGGACGGCGGAGATGGCGCAGGTTCATTAAGTCCTGCCGCGGCAGAACTGGGCCTGCTCCTTATTAATGAAAGAGCGGGAATGCAGCAACTGGGAACCGGTAATACAGATGCACCGGCCTATGGCGCAGACCGGTTCAACCGCATCCGGGAGCTGCTGGGGGAAGCGGAATGGAACAATCCTTCCAACTATGCCCTGTTACCATTCATTTTTGGCAATGAAAAAGCCGCTTTAATAAAATACGCGTGGGAACAGGTTCCTGACCAGATGTACCAGGTGGGATATACCCGCCGGTCTTTCAGGTCCCCTGCCAATAAAGAATTATACCTGCCCAACCAGATCAGTTTCCTGATCAGCAGCATTCCGCAAGCCTATTCCAGAGGATGGGATGCCGGTTACAACGTCATTACAAAGCAATATGACCTCGACCTCCAGGAGCAGATCAGGTATGATTTTGCCATGGGGGATAATAATGCCAGCCTGTTCAGGCTATGGTCAGCCGCTATTGACCTGGCATATCCCGGTGTATACGAGCAGCTGGAGGCTATTATCTTCAACAAGGATGAAGTGGGCAAAGTGACCAGGACCATCATCAAGGCCTTACTCAACAGCCAGAAACAGGAAGCCTGGGAACTGGTAGAAAAGCTGCTGCTGGCGGCGCAAAGACAGGAAGGACTTCGGCAGACCATCCTGGAGGCCCTGGATGAAACCAGTACAGGCGCCCTGAAATACATGATCAAAGTGATCATTGATAATGACCTGGCCCGGTTTTCATCAGTGGTCAGAGCAGTTGATGTATGGGCCGGTATGGGCTGGGAGAGTGAGCGGGAGACTACCGTTCGCAGCTTTTTGGAGAAAGCATACAAATACCTGGACAACCCTGCACTGATACCGCAGGCCATGACAGACAGCAACAATGCAGAAGTATATATGGCCCTGTGGGCGCAGGGCGTATTTGATGTGGAAGAAACAATACCTTACCTGCAACAACTGATGACAACCGGCAATACGGAAAAACGTACCCTTGCATTAATTTTTGCAGCGCAGACAGCTCATTACAGGATCCAGCTGCCTTTTTTGGTACAGGGCCTTGCAGACACTGAGATCCCGCCGCTGGCCTGTGCAGTCAACTTTATTAAGCAATTGCTGATACACGATCATTCCTCCCAATATATTAAAGCCAATTATCCTGACCTGTTCCAACAGCTGCATGAACGTTATCAGCAGGTTACCACTAAAGAAAAAAAGTTTGCCGGCTATGTATTCGCGTGGCTGACCATTGAGTTTAACAGGAAGGATATCCTGTGGAGCATGCTGCAGCTGGTGGACAACAGCCAGGAGCGGCTGAATACAGTGACCGGTTATTTTGAGGAAATGGATGCCTTCCTGAAAAGAGCGCTCACCCGTATCATTCTGTCCAAACATTCCGATTACAGATACCGAGCTGATAAGCAGGCTGATCTTCCCCTCACGCCTTTCCAGCGCAGCTATGCGCTGCTGATATTGAAAGACAGGAGCGAATTTGACATTGCCTGTGCAGCCTTACAACCCTTCCCTTTAACGGCTGACGAAGTCAGGAACTTTCCTGACTACTTTAAAAGAAAGGCAGCAGATTTCCGGAGCCGGCTCATTTCCCTGCTGCTGTTGCAGGAAGACAGTATCCTGTTCCCCGTTGTTGAACAGATCTTATTGCAGGGAGATATTGAACAAAGGCTGGCGGGGCTGGACATCCTTGTCCAGTTGCATAAGGCCGGCAGGTTTGCAGAAGCTATCACCGGATGGGTGGCGCAGTTCCGGGAAAGAAAGACCGTTTCCCAGAAAGAGGCAATACTGCTGGCCCAGCTATCAGAAAGCAACGAGGCAACATACAGTGCAGAGAACGGTTACGGGTTATATGATCCTTCCCGGTTGACGCCGGTAGTAGCCCCCGTCATTGATCCTGACAGCCTGTATGAACAGGCATTTGCCCTGCAGGAGTATGGTTTTTCACAGCCCCTGTCTCATATCAGGGAAGCATTTGTAGACCTTGAAAAACTGCACCATGCACACCGGGATCATGAATACCAGGTAACCTACTGGAACAATACAACAGAAACAGTACTGCTGGGGAATCAATTCCATAGATCAGATTACACCAAAGAATACAGCTCTGACAGAGAAAGATATGAAGCCTATCCCTTTCATGCGCTCTGGGAAGCCTGGTTTATACAATGGAAGCTGCAGCCGCAGGATCTTTGTATCCTCTTCCATGCCTCCAAACTGATGTATGGACATTACCCGGAAGCCATGAGCAGCCAACTGCCCCGCATCAAAGATATCATGCCTGCCAAATCAGTAAATTTCAATTCGCCCCTGTTCAGGATAGCGGAAACGCTTCAGTTAATATATCCTTTAGCCCAAAGCAATGAATGGCATATAGGCGCCGCTACAAGACTTTTTGCTTCCCTGGATGAAAAAGAACTGAAAAAAGACAAAGACCCCAATAGCTATTCCGTATTCCAGGGCTGGCAGCAGATTTCGTCCTTACATCTTTTCAGCGGAGCCATCAACCTGTTGACACTTGATACAAAGCAGCTACAACAATGCTGGCTACTATACAACTGGAGGCAGTACAGCGGACTACCGCAAAATGCCCGGTATCATATTCCGCCTCTTCAACTTTTCTGCCGTGCTTTTGAGGCCGGTGTAATTGGAAAGGATGAACTGTACAGGGGACTGCTTCATCCTGAACACATAAAATTGGTCTCTACCCTGAAAAAACATAAGCATGAATTCGATTACATGGGTACATTTCCCTTCTTATTGGAACCGTTTAACCAGATCCGTGATAGGATCCTGGATGTGGAACTGAAACGCGGGGACTCACCAACGCCTGTCACCGCTATGGCGGCGGCTTTGAAGCGGATCTATGGGATCAGCCGCTTGGGGGAACTGCTTGCCGGGCTGGGAAAGACCAGCCTCTACAAAGGGTATTTCTATTCCTGGGGAGAGCAGGATCAATTGAACAAGCAATCCTCCTTCAGCCATTTATTGAAGAACTGTTACCCGCTGGATACCGACAACCAGCAGCTGTTTGACCAGACGATGCAGGCAAAAGAGATCAGCGGGAACAGGTTGATAGAAGCAGCTATGTATGCCCCGCAATGGCAAAAATTTGTTAGCAACTACCTGGGCTGGAAAGGACTGGACAACGCCATCTGGTGGATGCATGCCCATACCAAGACAGATGCTTACGAAGAAAAAACAGCAGAAGCAGAAAGTGAAATAGCAAGATATTCCACGGTAGACCTCAAAGAATTCAAGGATGGGGCAGTGGACAAGGACTGGTTCCACAGGGCTTATAAAGAGATCGGCAAAGACCGGTGGCCCATTATTTATGAAGCGGCCAAATATATTAGTGACGGCAATGGCCACAGGCGCGCCCGGATCTATGCAGACGCGCTGCTGGGCAATCTTACCCTAAAGGAGATCACGGAAAAAGTGACCGACAAGCGCGACCAGGACCATCTCCGGATTTACGGCCTGGTGCCCCTGGGTAAAGCCAAAGCCATGAAAGAAGTGCTGGAACGCTACGAATACATTCAGCAGTTCAAAAAAGGAAGCAGTCAGTTTGGTGCGCAGAAGCAGGCCAGTGAAGCCCGGGCTATACAGATGGCAATGGAAAACCTGGCCCGCAATGCCGGCTACCCTGATCCTATCCGGCTTACCTGGGCCATGGAGACAAGGCAGGTACAGCAGATCCTGTCCAAGCAAACGCAGGTCCGGTATGAGGATGTACTGATAGGCCTGGTCATTGATGAAGAAGGACAGGCTGATGTAGTCGCTTTTAAAGGTGATAACCCTTTAAAAGCAATCCCGGCCAAGTTCAGGAAAGACAAAAAAGTAGAAGAGCTGAATGGCTATAAGAAAACATTAAGGGAGCAATACAACAGGGCAAGAAGGGGCCTGGAAGAAGCCATGGTGCGCGGCGATCAGTTCCAGCCGGAAGAGATCAAAGCGCTGTTTGCCCATCCTGTGATCTCCAGACACCTTGAAAAGCTGGTCCTGATAGTGGATGCAGCAGGCAAAACCGGCTCCCACGGCTTTTACCGGGATGGCGCACTCTTTGATGGAACACAGGAATTCCCCCTTTCTTCCAAAGACCAACTCCGCATAGCCCATTGCATTGACCTGTACAAAACAGGATCCTGGTCCGTTTACCAGCGCTATGCCTTTGATCACCAGTTGAAGCAGCCCTTCCGGCAACTGTTCCGGGAACTGTACCTGCCCACGCAGGATGAATTAAGTGAGAAATCTGTCAGTCGCAGGTACGCCGGTCACCAGGTACAGCCCCGGCAAACCGCAGCCCTGCTGAAATCAAGAGGCTGGAAAGCGGATTATGAAACGGGCCTGCAGAAAGTTTTCCATAAGGAAGGGTTTGTGGCTAAACTATATGCCCTTGCAGACTGGCTCACGCCATCAGAAGTAGAAAACCCCACCCTGGAAACCATAGCATTCCACGACCTCAAAACCTATAAGAACGTTGCCTTTACTGATATTGACGGTCGCATTTTCAGCGAGGTGATGCGTGATATAGACCTCGTGGTAAGCATTGCGCATGCCGGCGCCGTGGATGCGGAAGCCAGCCATTCTTCCATAGAAATGCGGGCTGTCCTCCTACAGGAAACCCTGCGGTTGTTCCGGATCAGCAATGTGGAGATTGCCGGCAGCCACGCTAAGATCAGGGGAAAACTGGGAGAATACAGTGTACATCTCGGCAGCGCGGTAGCCCACAGCATGGGGGCCGGCTATTTATCCATCATCCCGGTACATGCACAGCAAAGAGGCAGACTGTTCCTGCCCTTTGTGGACGACGATCCCAAATCAGCAGAACTGATGGCCAAAGTACTGCTGCTGGCCAAGGATGATGAGATACAGGATCCCACCATTCTGCAACAGCTGAGGTAG
- a CDS encoding carboxypeptidase-like regulatory domain-containing protein gives MKNSRLLIHVSLLAFILFLGCNKTDSPSNSKPYTPEYVTATLSGRVTDNSKEPVSGAIVKAGTATATTDINGSFTLSNVQVDKNAAFVKVEKEGFFLGTKTIVASTGNNNAVVIQLIPKTVAGTITATSGGTVTVPEKGGSIAFEANSIINPNGNAAYSGAVEVSAFFINPEATDFNEIMPGTLRGITTNNEETGLQSFGMMAVELTGSAGEKLQLAPGKKATLHFPIPAGLQGEAPASIPLWSLDETTGLWKEEGEATKQGTEYIGTVGHFSFWNCDAPFPIIDFTATIKDANGNGLNAVEVVIEVPAGSGTAGSTSASSYTNAEGLIFGKIPANKTLQLKIYNKCRTLLHSQNIGPFSRNTELGAIAVNYNSSQVTISGAVVNCKQESVANGFVSIKLEDIFYNVPVTNGKFSTTITRCNSTETTAAITAFDLEKQVSGTASNLTISGSTADAGQLYACGVAAEMFIRYTVEGVDYSFAPPKDTFMVYEGNSTNNFVAITAKPEGRAIEQFIIIFKRGAELGPTKLYVIDLYNDDNSIHYTKSQNDTEVNITEFDDASGFIAGNFSAILRDSAGTQTYPITGNFRVKR, from the coding sequence ATGAAAAATTCCCGGTTACTCATTCATGTATCCTTACTTGCATTTATTCTCTTTTTAGGTTGCAATAAAACCGATAGTCCGTCTAACAGCAAACCCTATACACCTGAATATGTGACCGCCACCTTATCAGGACGCGTTACAGACAACAGCAAGGAGCCCGTCAGCGGGGCTATTGTAAAAGCAGGCACTGCCACTGCCACCACAGATATCAACGGCAGCTTTACCCTCAGCAATGTCCAGGTGGATAAAAACGCTGCCTTTGTCAAGGTAGAAAAAGAAGGCTTTTTCCTGGGCACTAAAACCATTGTGGCCAGCACCGGCAACAACAATGCCGTGGTCATACAGCTGATCCCCAAAACCGTGGCCGGCACAATTACCGCTACATCAGGCGGTACTGTTACGGTTCCTGAAAAAGGCGGCAGCATCGCTTTTGAAGCCAACAGTATCATCAATCCCAACGGCAATGCGGCCTATTCCGGCGCCGTAGAGGTCAGCGCTTTTTTCATCAATCCCGAAGCAACAGATTTCAATGAGATCATGCCGGGTACCTTACGGGGTATTACCACCAACAATGAAGAGACCGGCCTGCAGTCCTTTGGCATGATGGCCGTTGAGCTGACCGGGTCCGCAGGAGAAAAATTGCAGCTGGCGCCCGGCAAAAAAGCCACCCTGCATTTCCCCATTCCTGCCGGCCTGCAGGGTGAGGCGCCTGCCAGCATACCCCTGTGGAGCCTGGATGAGACCACCGGACTCTGGAAAGAAGAGGGCGAAGCTACCAAACAGGGTACAGAATATATTGGTACCGTAGGCCATTTCTCCTTCTGGAACTGCGATGCCCCTTTTCCCATTATTGATTTTACAGCCACCATCAAAGATGCAAACGGCAATGGCCTGAACGCAGTGGAAGTGGTGATTGAAGTGCCTGCGGGAAGCGGTACAGCCGGCAGTACTTCTGCCAGTAGTTATACCAATGCCGAGGGGCTGATCTTTGGTAAGATCCCGGCCAACAAAACGCTCCAGTTAAAAATATATAACAAATGCCGGACCCTGCTGCATTCCCAGAACATCGGGCCCTTCAGCAGGAACACAGAGTTGGGTGCTATTGCTGTCAATTACAACAGCAGCCAGGTAACTATTTCCGGGGCTGTTGTCAATTGTAAACAGGAGTCTGTAGCCAATGGCTTTGTATCCATTAAACTGGAAGACATCTTTTACAATGTCCCTGTTACCAATGGAAAATTTTCCACCACTATTACCCGCTGCAACAGCACTGAAACAACCGCTGCCATTACTGCCTTTGACCTGGAAAAACAAGTCTCTGGTACCGCCAGCAACCTGACGATCTCCGGCAGTACAGCAGATGCAGGTCAATTGTATGCCTGTGGTGTTGCAGCAGAAATGTTCATCCGGTATACAGTGGAAGGCGTTGATTATTCATTTGCCCCACCCAAAGACACTTTCATGGTATATGAAGGTAATTCAACCAATAATTTTGTGGCCATCACCGCCAAGCCTGAAGGAAGAGCTATTGAGCAGTTCATCATCATATTCAAACGCGGTGCAGAACTTGGCCCCACAAAATTGTACGTCATTGACCTGTATAATGATGACAATTCCATACATTATACCAAGAGCCAAAACGATACCGAAGTGAACATAACCGAATTTGACGACGCCTCCGGATTTATTGCAGGTAACTTCTCTGCTATACTCCGGGATTCAGCGGGCACCCAGACATATCCGATAACCGGTAACTTCCGGGTGAAGCGGTAA
- a CDS encoding NACHT domain-containing protein has translation MDTSAVLDAFNIRDYVSKYVTKKLLDVAVIGIKNALKRINGQTNTIKLQAFKHEDLIEHITQHLAENIKWASNISFRDIHRAKNIDDVFIELDTYISPIKLRLDMKSKAPSIPFREMLSDTDKNIIILGQPGAGKTTSVKRIFLDVLRRNDSNYEVFNFPIIIRLKDLVFEQGYWGLSLFREILGILGIFYTHEGPVGEQMQEKILIHIFKDFIERLDVLIILDGFDEVGDEKAKNEIVRNLRLMTNSLMNSKFILTSRSSDYNVHIDNTTEYEICPLTEHQIEDFVQKWLNNQVKAKDLLEQLRRSPYWDTTMRPLTLAHLCALYERNNSIPDKPKSVYKKVIQLLLEDWNNQRSIHRHSRYAQFEVDRKIDFLSRFGYELTVEYSQSSFNKRTLELIYSFICTDYNLPESESCYVIHEIESHNGLILQTGAETFEFSHKSLLEYLVADFIVKLPVFLKDQRILVKIPNELAIAIAISSNANMTYFELVCNILQYKILDPSFLQPFLTRILIEKPDFEPNILYSITNIYLLNVIAIGITKDIDEIFMPGNNRSANYKKPAPHPSHWEDLHDQLADEEIIDDFDWEEEDIDEEIEEINDGDDMDKQQEVKINLDAYYAECINIIIHVWKTPLCRKSFEQISTYYNLGDIRLTKKSPLYFFSKFGKMVHLKRKSRFYKVSSINVELPDNLVLPYDFVEIFQNRIKEF, from the coding sequence ATGGATACGAGCGCTGTATTGGATGCTTTTAATATAAGGGATTATGTAAGCAAATATGTTACTAAAAAGCTACTGGACGTAGCAGTGATCGGAATCAAGAATGCGCTAAAAAGAATAAACGGCCAGACCAATACCATCAAGCTGCAGGCGTTTAAGCACGAAGACCTGATTGAACACATCACTCAGCACCTGGCTGAAAACATAAAATGGGCCTCCAATATTTCATTCCGGGATATCCATAGGGCCAAAAATATTGATGATGTATTTATTGAGCTGGACACCTATATCAGCCCTATTAAGCTGAGATTGGATATGAAGTCGAAGGCCCCGTCTATCCCTTTCAGGGAAATGCTTTCAGATACAGACAAGAACATCATTATCCTGGGGCAGCCTGGCGCCGGCAAAACCACTTCGGTCAAAAGGATCTTCCTGGATGTTCTCCGGCGGAACGACAGCAACTACGAGGTGTTCAATTTTCCTATCATCATTCGGCTGAAAGACCTGGTCTTTGAACAGGGCTATTGGGGTTTGTCGCTCTTCAGGGAAATACTGGGGATCCTTGGTATTTTCTACACCCATGAAGGACCGGTGGGCGAGCAGATGCAGGAAAAGATCCTGATCCATATCTTCAAGGATTTTATTGAGCGACTGGATGTCCTGATCATCCTTGACGGCTTTGATGAGGTAGGGGATGAGAAAGCAAAAAACGAGATAGTTAGGAACCTTCGCTTAATGACCAATTCCCTGATGAATTCCAAGTTCATCCTTACCTCCCGCAGCTCGGATTACAATGTTCACATAGACAACACAACAGAATACGAGATCTGTCCATTGACCGAACACCAGATAGAGGACTTTGTCCAGAAATGGCTCAACAACCAGGTGAAAGCAAAAGACCTCCTGGAACAGCTGAGAAGATCCCCCTATTGGGATACCACCATGCGGCCACTGACCCTGGCCCACCTCTGTGCCCTGTATGAACGGAACAATAGCATTCCTGACAAGCCCAAATCAGTATATAAGAAAGTTATTCAATTATTGCTTGAGGACTGGAATAACCAGCGTTCTATCCACCGGCACAGCCGGTATGCCCAATTTGAGGTGGACAGAAAAATTGATTTCCTGTCGAGGTTTGGCTATGAGCTTACCGTGGAATACAGTCAATCCTCCTTCAACAAACGAACACTTGAACTAATCTACAGTTTTATCTGCACGGATTATAACCTTCCTGAAAGTGAAAGCTGTTACGTGATCCATGAAATTGAAAGTCACAATGGATTGATACTACAGACAGGAGCAGAAACTTTTGAATTTTCTCATAAATCCCTGCTGGAATACCTGGTAGCCGATTTCATTGTCAAATTGCCAGTCTTCTTAAAAGACCAGCGTATCCTGGTAAAGATACCCAACGAGCTGGCCATTGCCATAGCCATTTCTTCCAACGCCAATATGACCTACTTTGAACTGGTTTGTAATATTCTACAATACAAAATCCTGGATCCATCCTTTCTGCAGCCTTTTTTAACCCGTATCCTGATTGAAAAACCAGATTTTGAGCCCAATATCCTGTATTCCATCACCAATATCTACCTGTTGAATGTCATTGCCATTGGGATAACAAAAGATATAGATGAAATTTTCATGCCCGGCAATAACAGGTCAGCCAATTATAAGAAGCCGGCGCCTCATCCCAGCCACTGGGAGGACCTCCATGATCAATTAGCCGATGAGGAAATAATAGACGACTTTGACTGGGAGGAAGAAGATATAGACGAGGAGATAGAAGAAATAAATGACGGAGATGACATGGATAAGCAGCAGGAGGTAAAGATCAATCTGGATGCATATTATGCTGAATGCATCAATATCATCATCCATGTCTGGAAGACCCCGCTATGCAGGAAAAGTTTTGAACAGATCAGCACCTATTATAATTTAGGCGATATCAGGCTGACTAAAAAAAGCCCATTGTACTTTTTTAGCAAGTTTGGAAAAATGGTCCACCTGAAAAGAAAATCCAGGTTTTATAAAGTCAGTTCCATCAACGTTGAACTACCGGACAACCTTGTATTGCCTTATGACTTTGTGGAAATATTCCAAAATAGGATAAAGGAATTTTGA
- a CDS encoding YqgE/AlgH family protein: protein MKAGIFLTSTELLDDSIFEKAVVFITEYNDKGAVGFMINKPFSRNFNELEEFRHSPALPMYEGGPVDQEHLYFIHRRPDLIQGGTPVANGIFWGGDFKETVRLINNNTLTEKDIRLFIGYCGWNTGELDAEVEEGSWKLSETGDLL, encoded by the coding sequence ATGAAAGCAGGCATTTTCTTAACCAGTACGGAGCTCCTGGATGACAGTATCTTTGAGAAAGCTGTAGTTTTTATCACTGAATACAACGATAAGGGAGCAGTGGGGTTTATGATCAACAAACCATTTTCCAGGAACTTCAATGAGCTGGAAGAGTTCAGGCATAGCCCTGCATTGCCCATGTATGAGGGTGGCCCTGTAGACCAGGAGCATCTTTATTTTATCCATAGAAGGCCGGACCTGATCCAGGGAGGCACGCCTGTGGCAAATGGGATCTTCTGGGGCGGGGATTTTAAGGAGACTGTCAGGCTCATCAATAACAACACCCTGACCGAAAAGGATATCAGGCTGTTTATCGGTTACTGCGGCTGGAACACCGGTGAGCTGGACGCTGAAGTGGAAGAAGGCAGCTGGAAGCTGTCAGAGACGGGCGACTTGTTGTAA
- a CDS encoding GNAT family N-acetyltransferase produces the protein MQFRKATRKDVAAIVRLLADDELGAQRETVSEPLPQQYYTAFDRIDVDPYQELVVVEDGNGQLIGTLQLSHIQYLSYQGGSRMQIESVHIASGSRGQGIGKQLFTWAINRAREKGARLVQLTTDKRRPDAKRFYERLGFKASHEGMKLHL, from the coding sequence ATGCAATTCAGAAAAGCTACCAGGAAGGATGTTGCCGCAATTGTCCGGTTACTGGCGGACGATGAACTGGGCGCACAACGGGAAACCGTTTCCGAACCATTACCACAACAGTACTATACAGCATTTGATCGTATTGATGTCGACCCTTACCAGGAGCTGGTGGTGGTAGAAGACGGGAATGGGCAGCTTATCGGCACCCTGCAATTGTCGCATATACAATACCTGAGCTACCAGGGAGGCAGCAGGATGCAGATAGAGTCTGTACATATAGCCAGCGGCTCCAGAGGGCAGGGTATAGGAAAGCAGCTATTCACCTGGGCCATCAACAGGGCCAGGGAAAAAGGCGCACGCCTTGTACAGCTTACTACTGATAAAAGGCGGCCGGATGCAAAACGGTTCTATGAAAGATTAGGCTTTAAGGCCTCCCATGAAGGAATGAAACTGCATCTGTAA